The Flavobacterium praedii genome window below encodes:
- the rpoB gene encoding DNA-directed RNA polymerase subunit beta produces MITNQTERLNFASTKNIPDYPDFLDVQVKSFKDFFQLETKSDERGDEGLYNTFMENFPITDTRNNFVLEFLDYFVDPPRYTIQECIERGLTYSVPLKARLKLYCTDPEHEDFETIVQDVYLGTIPYMTPSGTFVINGAERVVVSQLHRSPGVFFGQSFHANGTKLYSARVIPFKGSWIEFSTDINSVMYAYIDRKKKLPVTTLFRAIGFERDKDILEIFDLAEEIKVSKTGLKKYIGRKLAARVLNTWHEDFVDEDTGEVVSIERNEIILDRDTIIDKDNVEEIIDSNVKSILLHKEDNNLVDYSIIHNTLQKDPTNSEKEAVEHIYRQLRNAEPPDEETARGIIDKLFFSDQRYNLGEVGRYRINKKLGLDTPMEKQVLTKEDIITIVKYLIELINSKAEIDDIDHLSNRRVRTVGEQLSQQFGVGLARMARTIRERMNVRDNEVFTPIDLINAKTLSSVINSFFGTNQLSQFMDQTNPLAEITHKRRLSALGPGGLSRERAGFEVRDVHYTHYGRLCPIETPEGPNIGLISSLGVYAKVNGMGFIETPYRKVNNGVVDLDATPIYLSAEEEEGMLIAQANIKMDATGKITAENVIARQEGDFPVIDPSQVHYTDVAPNQIASISASLIPFLEHDDANRALMGSNMMRQAVPLIRPEAPIVGTGLERQVASDSRVLINAEGNGVVEYVDANIITIKYDRSEEERMVSFESDDKTYNLIKFRKTNQGTSINLKPIVRKGDRVIPGQVLSEGYATQNGELALGRNLKVAFMPWKGYNFEDAIVISEKVVRDDIFTSIHVDDYSLEVRDTKLGNEELTNDIPNVSEEATKDLDENGMIRIGAEVKPGDILIGKITPKGESDPTPEEKLLRAIFGDKAGDVKDASLKASPSLHGVVLDKKLFARAVKDKRKRTQDKDALGALEMEFEVKFVELKDKLIEKLFNIVNGKTSQGVMNDLGEEVLPKGKKYTQKMLYAVEDFAHLSKGQWVADDATNTMVNDLIHNYKIKLNDLQGALRREKFTITVGDELPSGILKLAKVYIAKKRKLKVGDKMAGRHGNKGIVARIVRHEDMPFLEDGTPVDIVLNPLGVPSRMNIGQIYETVLGWAGMNLGRKFATPIFDGASLDQINELTDEAGVPRFGHTHLYDGGTGERFHQAATVGVIYMLKLGHMVDDKMHARSIGPYSLITQQPLGGKAQFGGQRFGEMEVWALEAYGASSTLREILTVKSDDVIGRAKTYEAIVKGESMPEPGLPESFNVLMHELKGLGLDIRLEE; encoded by the coding sequence ATGATAACAAATCAGACTGAAAGATTGAATTTTGCCTCTACAAAAAATATTCCTGACTATCCAGATTTTCTAGATGTTCAGGTAAAATCGTTTAAAGATTTTTTTCAACTAGAAACTAAATCAGACGAAAGAGGCGACGAAGGGTTATACAACACCTTCATGGAAAACTTTCCAATTACAGATACAAGAAATAACTTTGTATTGGAATTCCTAGATTACTTTGTAGATCCACCACGTTACACTATTCAAGAATGTATAGAAAGAGGTCTTACTTATAGTGTGCCTTTAAAAGCAAGGTTGAAACTATATTGTACCGATCCTGAACACGAAGATTTTGAAACTATTGTACAAGATGTTTATCTTGGAACAATACCTTATATGACACCAAGTGGTACTTTTGTTATCAATGGAGCTGAGCGAGTTGTGGTTTCACAATTACACCGTTCTCCTGGTGTTTTCTTTGGACAGTCATTCCATGCAAATGGAACAAAATTATATTCTGCAAGAGTAATTCCTTTTAAAGGATCTTGGATAGAATTTTCTACCGATATTAATAGCGTAATGTATGCTTATATCGACAGAAAGAAAAAATTACCTGTTACTACTTTATTCCGTGCAATTGGATTCGAAAGAGACAAGGATATCCTTGAAATCTTTGACCTTGCTGAAGAAATTAAAGTTTCTAAAACAGGACTTAAAAAATATATTGGTAGAAAATTAGCTGCTCGTGTTTTGAACACTTGGCATGAAGATTTCGTTGATGAAGATACTGGCGAAGTTGTTTCTATTGAACGTAACGAGATAATCCTTGATAGAGATACTATTATCGACAAAGATAATGTTGAAGAAATCATTGACTCTAACGTTAAATCTATTTTGTTGCATAAAGAAGATAATAATCTAGTTGATTATTCTATCATTCACAATACGTTACAAAAAGATCCAACAAACTCTGAAAAAGAAGCTGTTGAGCATATCTACAGACAATTGCGTAACGCAGAACCGCCTGATGAAGAAACTGCTCGTGGTATTATAGATAAATTGTTCTTCTCTGACCAACGTTACAACTTAGGTGAAGTAGGTCGTTATAGAATTAATAAAAAACTTGGTCTTGATACTCCAATGGAAAAGCAAGTGCTTACCAAAGAAGATATCATTACTATTGTTAAGTATTTGATTGAATTGATCAACTCTAAAGCTGAGATTGATGATATTGATCACTTATCAAACCGTCGTGTTAGAACAGTTGGTGAACAATTGTCTCAACAATTCGGTGTTGGTTTAGCGCGTATGGCTAGAACCATTAGAGAGCGTATGAACGTTAGAGATAACGAGGTGTTTACACCAATAGATTTGATTAATGCTAAAACATTATCATCTGTAATCAACTCTTTCTTTGGAACAAATCAGTTGTCTCAATTTATGGATCAAACGAATCCATTAGCTGAGATTACGCACAAAAGAAGATTATCAGCACTTGGACCAGGTGGACTTTCAAGAGAAAGAGCTGGATTTGAGGTTCGTGACGTTCACTATACGCACTACGGACGTTTATGTCCAATTGAAACTCCTGAGGGACCAAACATTGGTTTGATTTCTTCTCTTGGTGTTTATGCTAAAGTAAACGGAATGGGTTTCATTGAAACACCTTACCGTAAAGTAAATAATGGTGTGGTAGATTTAGATGCTACTCCGATTTATTTAAGTGCAGAGGAAGAAGAAGGAATGTTAATTGCCCAAGCAAACATTAAAATGGATGCTACAGGTAAAATCACTGCCGAAAACGTAATTGCACGTCAAGAAGGTGATTTCCCAGTAATTGATCCTTCTCAAGTACATTATACAGACGTTGCTCCAAATCAAATTGCTTCGATTTCGGCTTCTTTGATTCCTTTCTTGGAACATGATGATGCGAATAGAGCGTTGATGGGATCTAACATGATGCGTCAGGCCGTACCATTAATTCGTCCTGAAGCACCGATTGTTGGAACTGGTTTAGAGCGTCAAGTGGCTTCAGATTCTAGAGTATTGATAAATGCTGAAGGAAATGGAGTTGTAGAATATGTTGATGCTAATATTATCACTATCAAATACGATCGTTCTGAGGAAGAAAGAATGGTTAGTTTTGAATCTGATGATAAAACATACAACTTAATTAAATTTAGAAAAACCAATCAAGGAACAAGTATCAATCTTAAACCTATCGTAAGAAAAGGGGATAGAGTGATTCCAGGTCAAGTATTGTCTGAAGGATATGCTACTCAAAATGGTGAATTAGCTTTGGGTAGAAACCTTAAAGTGGCGTTTATGCCATGGAAAGGGTATAACTTTGAGGATGCGATTGTGATTTCTGAAAAAGTAGTTCGTGATGATATCTTTACTTCAATCCACGTAGACGATTACTCATTAGAGGTAAGAGATACTAAATTAGGTAACGAAGAACTTACGAATGATATACCAAACGTTTCTGAAGAAGCTACTAAAGATTTGGATGAAAATGGTATGATTAGAATTGGTGCCGAGGTTAAACCTGGTGATATTCTTATCGGGAAAATTACTCCAAAAGGAGAATCAGATCCTACTCCAGAAGAGAAATTGCTTCGTGCAATCTTTGGGGATAAAGCAGGTGATGTAAAAGACGCTTCATTAAAAGCTTCTCCTTCTTTACACGGTGTAGTTTTAGATAAAAAATTATTTGCAAGAGCGGTTAAAGACAAACGTAAACGTACTCAGGACAAAGATGCTTTAGGAGCGCTTGAAATGGAGTTTGAAGTGAAGTTTGTTGAGCTTAAAGATAAATTGATTGAGAAACTTTTCAATATTGTAAATGGAAAAACTTCTCAGGGTGTAATGAATGATTTGGGTGAAGAGGTTTTACCAAAAGGTAAAAAATATACTCAAAAAATGCTTTATGCTGTTGAAGATTTTGCACACTTAAGTAAGGGTCAATGGGTTGCTGATGATGCAACTAATACAATGGTTAATGATTTAATTCATAACTATAAAATTAAATTGAACGATTTACAAGGGGCTTTACGTAGAGAGAAATTCACTATCACGGTTGGTGATGAATTGCCATCTGGAATCTTGAAATTGGCTAAAGTATATATCGCTAAGAAACGTAAGTTGAAAGTGGGGGATAAAATGGCAGGACGTCACGGTAACAAAGGTATTGTTGCTCGTATTGTTCGTCATGAAGATATGCCTTTCTTGGAAGACGGAACGCCAGTTGATATTGTGTTGAATCCACTTGGGGTACCTTCACGTATGAACATTGGACAAATTTATGAAACGGTTTTAGGTTGGGCTGGTATGAATTTGGGTAGAAAATTTGCTACTCCAATTTTTGATGGAGCTTCTCTTGATCAAATCAACGAATTGACTGATGAAGCTGGAGTACCACGTTTTGGACATACACACCTTTATGATGGTGGTACTGGAGAGCGTTTCCATCAAGCAGCAACTGTAGGTGTAATCTATATGTTAAAATTAGGTCACATGGTTGATGATAAGATGCACGCACGTTCTATCGGACCATACTCGTTGATTACACAACAACCACTTGGAGGTAAAGCTCAATTTG
- the rplL gene encoding 50S ribosomal protein L7/L12 — MADLKQFAEQLVNLTVKEVNELATILKDEYGIEPAAAAVVVSGGGEAAAEEAQTEFTVVLKEAGASKLAVVKLVKELTGLGLKEAKDVVDSAPSNVKEGVTKEEAEGLKKSLEEAGAVVELK, encoded by the coding sequence ATGGCAGATTTGAAACAATTCGCAGAACAATTAGTTAATTTAACTGTAAAAGAAGTTAACGAATTAGCAACAATATTAAAAGATGAGTACGGAATCGAACCAGCTGCTGCAGCTGTAGTAGTTTCAGGTGGTGGAGAAGCTGCTGCTGAAGAAGCTCAAACAGAATTTACAGTTGTATTGAAAGAAGCTGGTGCTTCTAAATTAGCTGTAGTGAAATTAGTTAAAGAACTTACAGGTTTAGGTTTGAAAGAAGCTAAAGATGTAGTTGATAGCGCTCCAAGTAACGTTAAAGAAGGTGTAACTAAAGAAGAGGCTGAAGGTCTTAAAAAATCTTTAGAAGAAGCTGGAGCTGTTGTTGAGTTAAAATAA
- the rplJ gene encoding 50S ribosomal protein L10, translated as MTREEKSIAIEDLTAQLAGTNIVYVSDISGLNAETTSNLRRACFKAGIKLEVVKNTLLAKAMEASDKDFGELPTVLAGNSAIFIADVANAPGKIIKDFRKKSDKPVLKGAYINSEIYIGDNQLEALATIKSKEELIGEIIGLLQSPAQRVISALQNQFAGSEEVEA; from the coding sequence ATGACTAGAGAAGAAAAATCAATCGCGATTGAAGATTTAACTGCACAGTTAGCTGGTACAAATATTGTTTATGTATCTGATATTTCTGGACTGAACGCAGAAACTACTTCAAACTTGAGAAGAGCTTGCTTTAAGGCAGGTATAAAATTAGAAGTAGTTAAAAATACTTTGCTTGCAAAAGCAATGGAAGCTTCTGATAAAGATTTTGGTGAATTGCCAACTGTATTGGCTGGAAATTCTGCAATCTTTATTGCGGATGTTGCAAATGCACCTGGAAAAATCATTAAAGATTTTAGAAAAAAATCGGATAAGCCTGTATTAAAAGGAGCTTATATCAATTCTGAAATTTACATTGGTGATAACCAATTAGAAGCATTAGCTACTATTAAATCTAAAGAAGAGCTTATCGGCGAAATCATTGGATTATTGCAATCACCAGCTCAAAGAGTTATTTCTGCTTTACAAAATCAATTCGCAGGTAGCGAAGAGGTTGAAGCATAA
- the rplA gene encoding 50S ribosomal protein L1 encodes MAKLTKKQKEAASKIEKNKLYSLKDAAALIKVIASAKFDESVDIAVRLGVDPRKANQMVRGVVTLPHGTGKDVKVLALVTPDKEAEALAAGADYVGLDDYLQKIKDGWTDVDVIITMPAVMGKLGPLGRILGPRGLMPNPKTGTVTMDVAKAVQEVKAGKIDFKVDKTGIVHAGIGKVSFGAEQIYDNAHEIIQTLIKLKPTAAKGTYIKGIHLTSTMSPAIALDPKAV; translated from the coding sequence ATGGCAAAATTGACAAAAAAGCAAAAAGAGGCTGCTTCAAAAATTGAAAAGAATAAACTATACTCTTTGAAAGATGCAGCTGCATTAATTAAAGTTATAGCTTCTGCAAAATTTGATGAGTCTGTTGATATCGCAGTTAGATTGGGTGTAGATCCAAGAAAAGCGAATCAAATGGTAAGAGGTGTTGTAACATTACCTCATGGTACTGGTAAAGACGTTAAAGTATTGGCATTGGTTACTCCAGACAAAGAAGCGGAAGCTTTAGCAGCTGGTGCAGACTATGTAGGTCTTGATGATTATTTACAAAAAATAAAAGACGGTTGGACAGATGTTGATGTGATCATCACTATGCCTGCTGTAATGGGTAAATTAGGTCCATTAGGTCGTATTTTAGGACCTAGAGGTTTAATGCCAAACCCTAAAACAGGTACTGTAACTATGGATGTTGCAAAAGCTGTTCAAGAAGTGAAAGCTGGTAAAATTGACTTTAAAGTTGATAAAACTGGTATCGTTCATGCAGGAATTGGTAAAGTTTCTTTTGGAGCTGAGCAAATTTATGACAATGCACACGAAATTATTCAAACATTAATCAAACTTAAACCAACTGCTGCTAAAGGTACCTATATTAAAGGTATTCACCTTACAAGCACTATGAGTCCTGCAATTGCATTGGACCCTAAAGCAGTATAA
- the rplK gene encoding 50S ribosomal protein L11 — MAKEISKVVKLQVKGGAANPSPPVGPALGAAGVNIMEFCKQFNARTQDKPGKICPVQITVYKDKSFDFVVKTPPAAVQLLEAAKLKSGSGEPNRKKVASVTWDVIKAIAEDKMVDLNAFTIESAMSMIAGTARSMGITVSGDSPF, encoded by the coding sequence ATGGCTAAAGAAATTAGTAAGGTAGTTAAACTACAAGTTAAGGGAGGTGCTGCGAACCCGTCGCCACCGGTTGGACCTGCTTTAGGAGCTGCTGGGGTAAACATCATGGAGTTCTGTAAGCAATTTAATGCTAGAACACAAGATAAACCCGGCAAAATATGCCCAGTACAAATTACTGTGTATAAAGACAAATCATTTGATTTTGTTGTAAAAACTCCTCCAGCGGCTGTCCAGTTATTGGAAGCTGCAAAGCTAAAGTCAGGATCTGGTGAACCAAATCGTAAAAAAGTAGCAAGCGTTACTTGGGATGTTATCAAAGCAATTGCTGAAGATAAAATGGTAGATTTAAATGCATTCACAATCGAATCTGCTATGAGCATGATTGCTGGAACAGCTAGATCTATGGGTATAACTGTATCAGGAGATTCTCCTTTTTAA
- the nusG gene encoding transcription termination/antitermination protein NusG gives MADNNIKKWYVVRAVSGQENKVKAYIETEIARLGMSDYVSQVLVPTEKVVTVKEGKKLSKDKVYFPGYVMLEANLVGEIPHIIKSITSVIGFLGETKGGEPVPLRISEVNRMLGKVDELAVNTDTRSIPFNLGETIKVIDGPFNGFNGTVEKINEEKRKLEVMVKIFGRKTPLELSFMQVEKV, from the coding sequence ATGGCAGATAATAATATAAAAAAGTGGTATGTCGTTCGTGCAGTAAGCGGACAAGAGAATAAAGTGAAAGCTTATATCGAAACAGAAATAGCTCGTTTAGGAATGAGTGATTATGTTTCGCAAGTTCTTGTGCCTACTGAAAAAGTAGTTACTGTAAAAGAAGGTAAAAAATTATCTAAGGATAAGGTTTACTTTCCGGGATATGTTATGTTGGAAGCCAATCTAGTTGGTGAGATTCCTCATATTATTAAGTCTATTACAAGTGTTATTGGGTTCTTAGGGGAGACTAAAGGTGGAGAGCCTGTTCCTTTGAGGATTTCTGAGGTTAATAGAATGCTAGGTAAAGTGGATGAGTTGGCTGTAAATACAGATACTCGTTCTATTCCTTTCAATTTAGGAGAAACTATTAAAGTGATCGATGGTCCTTTTAATGGATTTAACGGTACGGTTGAAAAAATTAATGAAGAAAAGCGTAAACTTGAAGTAATGGTGAAAATTTTCGGAAGAAAAACACCTTTAGAATTAAGCTTTATGCAAGTTGAAAAAGTATAA
- the secE gene encoding preprotein translocase subunit SecE gives MTKVVNYISESFEELKSNVTWPDWAEVQRLTIVVAVFSVVFALATWGVDEVFAKTLAVFFNWIKA, from the coding sequence ATGACAAAAGTTGTTAATTACATATCAGAATCATTTGAAGAATTAAAATCAAATGTAACTTGGCCTGATTGGGCTGAAGTTCAGCGCCTTACGATCGTTGTTGCTGTTTTTTCAGTGGTATTCGCTTTAGCAACATGGGGAGTAGATGAGGTATTTGCAAAAACATTAGCTGTGTTTTTTAACTGGATAAAAGCATAA
- the tuf gene encoding elongation factor Tu has translation MAKETFNRSKPHLNIGTIGHVDHGKTTLTAAITKVLSDAGYCQAKSFDQIDNAPEEKERGITINTSHVEYETANRHYAHVDCPGHADYVKNMVTGAAQMDGAILVVAATDGPMPQTREHILLGRQVGIPRMVVFMNKVDMVDDAELLELVEMEIRDLLSFYEYDGDNCPVVQGSALGGLNNDPVWVPKIIELMEAVDAWIEEPVRDTEKPFLMPVEDVFTITGRGTVATGRIETGIANTGDPVEIIGMGAEKLTSTITGVEMFRKILDRGEAGDNVGLLLRGIDKESIKRGMVIIKPGSVKPHATFKAEVYILKKEEGGRHTPFHNNYRPQFYVRTTDVTGVITLPEGVEMVMPGDNLTINVTLLSPIAMSVGLRFAIREGGRTVGAGQVTEIVA, from the coding sequence ATGGCAAAAGAAACCTTTAACCGTTCGAAACCACACTTAAATATTGGTACGATCGGACACGTAGATCACGGTAAAACTACTTTAACAGCAGCAATCACAAAAGTGTTATCTGATGCTGGTTACTGTCAAGCAAAATCATTTGATCAAATTGATAATGCTCCTGAAGAAAAAGAAAGAGGTATTACAATTAATACATCACACGTTGAGTATGAAACTGCTAACCGTCACTACGCACACGTTGACTGTCCAGGTCACGCGGATTACGTAAAAAACATGGTTACTGGTGCTGCTCAAATGGACGGTGCTATCCTTGTTGTAGCTGCAACTGATGGACCAATGCCACAAACACGTGAGCACATCCTTTTAGGTCGCCAAGTAGGTATTCCTAGAATGGTAGTTTTCATGAACAAAGTGGATATGGTTGATGATGCTGAGTTGTTAGAACTTGTTGAAATGGAAATTAGAGACTTATTGTCTTTCTATGAATATGATGGAGATAATTGTCCAGTTGTTCAAGGGTCTGCTCTTGGAGGATTGAATAATGATCCTGTTTGGGTTCCTAAAATTATTGAATTGATGGAAGCTGTTGATGCTTGGATCGAGGAGCCAGTACGTGATACTGAGAAACCTTTCTTGATGCCAGTTGAAGACGTATTTACAATTACAGGTCGTGGAACTGTTGCTACAGGTCGTATCGAAACTGGTATTGCTAATACTGGAGATCCAGTTGAAATCATCGGTATGGGAGCTGAAAAATTAACTTCTACTATTACTGGAGTTGAAATGTTCCGTAAAATCCTTGATAGAGGTGAAGCAGGAGATAACGTAGGTTTATTATTAAGAGGTATTGATAAAGAATCTATCAAAAGAGGAATGGTTATCATTAAGCCAGGATCTGTTAAACCACACGCTACTTTCAAAGCTGAGGTGTATATCTTGAAAAAAGAAGAAGGTGGACGTCATACTCCATTCCATAATAACTACCGTCCACAGTTCTACGTACGTACAACTGACGTAACAGGAGTTATTACTTTACCAGAAGGAGTAGAGATGGTAATGCCAGGTGACAACTTAACTATCAATGTTACTTTGTTAAGCCCAATCGCAATGAGCGTAGGTTTACGTTTTGCTATCCGTGAAGGTGGTAGAACTGTAGGTGCAGGTCAGGTAACTGAAATTGTAGCTTAA
- the hpf gene encoding ribosome hibernation-promoting factor, HPF/YfiA family — translation MKVNVHAVNFTVDKKLVDFVQERMDKLEKYYDKVVSSDVFMKVEKTSEKENKIVEIKINVPGDDFLVKKQCKTFEEAVEQSAESLERLLVKRKEKLRTHI, via the coding sequence ATGAAGGTAAATGTTCATGCGGTTAACTTTACAGTTGACAAAAAGCTGGTGGATTTCGTTCAAGAGAGAATGGACAAATTAGAAAAGTATTATGACAAAGTGGTCTCTTCGGATGTTTTTATGAAGGTGGAAAAGACAAGTGAAAAGGAAAATAAGATTGTCGAAATAAAGATTAATGTTCCTGGAGATGATTTTTTAGTAAAAAAACAATGCAAAACCTTTGAAGAAGCTGTTGAGCAATCTGCAGAATCATTAGAACGATTGCTAGTAAAACGTAAAGAAAAGTTAAGAACGCATATTTAA
- a CDS encoding tyrosine-type recombinase/integrase has translation MATNNKDAFSDYLQFEKKYSPHTIKAYLNDITYFESFNKQYFEQDSIENVNYSQIRSWIVSLVEDGVSNSTVNRKIASLRAFYKFLLKTKQINGNPLLKHRALKVEKKLQIPFSEKELVEALSQNSNSEGYKEIRDKLIVELFYSSGMRRAELIQLKLSNVNLATNTLKVLGKRNKERILPILPIVLEQLLLYIKERSMLEEMVDGDYLFLTKKGLKLNDSFVYRLINSYFSTVSEKVKKSPHILRHTFATHLLNNGADLNSVKELLGHSSLASTQIYTHSSLAELKKVYKDAHPRGEK, from the coding sequence ATGGCTACAAATAATAAAGATGCATTTAGTGATTATCTGCAATTCGAAAAAAAATACTCTCCACATACCATCAAGGCATATTTAAATGATATAACATACTTCGAGTCATTTAATAAGCAATATTTTGAACAAGATTCTATTGAAAATGTCAATTACAGTCAAATCAGAAGTTGGATTGTTTCGCTTGTAGAAGATGGTGTTTCAAATAGTACCGTAAATAGAAAGATTGCTTCTTTAAGAGCTTTTTATAAATTCCTTTTAAAAACAAAACAAATCAATGGTAACCCGTTATTGAAACACCGGGCTTTAAAAGTAGAAAAGAAACTTCAGATTCCTTTTTCTGAAAAAGAACTCGTAGAGGCGTTGTCTCAAAATTCAAACTCCGAAGGGTATAAAGAAATAAGGGATAAACTCATAGTAGAACTGTTCTATTCTTCAGGGATGCGAAGAGCAGAGCTGATTCAATTGAAGCTTTCTAATGTAAATTTGGCTACTAATACATTAAAAGTTTTAGGAAAAAGGAATAAGGAACGGATTTTGCCCATTTTACCTATAGTGCTAGAGCAGTTGTTGTTGTATATAAAGGAGCGCTCAATGTTAGAAGAAATGGTTGATGGAGATTATTTGTTTCTCACAAAAAAAGGGTTAAAATTAAATGATTCTTTTGTGTATCGATTAATAAATTCATACTTTAGTACTGTCTCCGAGAAAGTAAAAAAAAGTCCTCATATATTACGACATACGTTTGCGACTCACTTATTAAATAACGGGGCTGATTTAAATTCAGTTAAGGAGTTGTTAGGACATTCTAGTTTGGCATCTACTCAAATATATACGCATAGTAGTTTAGCAGAGCTCAAAAAGGTATATAAAGATGCGCATCCTAGGGGTGAAAAATGA
- the rpsU gene encoding 30S ribosomal protein S21, translating to MLIIPIKDGENIDRALKRYKRKFDKTGTVRQLRARTAFIKPSVINRMKFQKAAYIQNMKDGLENI from the coding sequence ATGTTAATTATACCAATTAAAGACGGAGAAAATATCGATAGAGCACTTAAGCGCTACAAAAGAAAATTCGATAAAACTGGAACTGTAAGACAACTAAGAGCACGTACTGCTTTTATAAAGCCATCAGTTATCAATAGAATGAAATTTCAAAAAGCTGCTTATATTCAAAACATGAAAGATGGTTTAGAAAATATCTAG
- a CDS encoding acyl-CoA dehydrogenase family protein: protein MNFDYNETQSLIAQSIRDFAEKNIRPFIMEWDEAQIFPIPLFKKLGEMGFMGILVPTELGGSGLGYHEYITIVEEISKVDPSIGLSVAAHNSLCTNHILTFGNEEQKKKWIPKLATGEHIGAWGLTEHNTGSDAGGMNTTAVRDGDFWVVNGAKNFITHAISGDIAVVIVRTGEKGDSKGMTAFVFEKGMPGFTSGKKENKLGMRASETAELIFDNCRIPDANRLGEVGQGFIQAMKILDGGRISIGALSLGIAKGAYEAALKYSKERHQFGQPISEFQGISFKLADMATEIEASELLLHKAAFLKEQHRPVTQLGAMAKMYSSEVCVKVANDAVQIHGGYGYTKDYPVEKFYRDSKLCTIGEGTTEIQKVVISRNLLK from the coding sequence ATGAATTTTGATTACAACGAAACACAATCTTTAATAGCGCAATCTATAAGGGATTTTGCTGAAAAAAACATAAGACCTTTTATAATGGAATGGGATGAAGCTCAAATTTTTCCAATTCCACTTTTCAAAAAACTTGGTGAAATGGGATTTATGGGGATTCTCGTTCCAACCGAATTGGGTGGATCTGGATTGGGTTACCATGAATACATTACAATTGTAGAAGAAATCTCCAAAGTCGATCCATCTATTGGATTATCGGTTGCAGCTCATAATTCTTTATGTACCAATCATATTCTTACCTTTGGAAATGAAGAGCAAAAGAAAAAATGGATTCCCAAATTGGCAACTGGCGAGCATATAGGTGCCTGGGGATTAACCGAGCACAATACGGGATCGGATGCCGGCGGAATGAACACAACTGCTGTTCGTGATGGTGATTTTTGGGTGGTCAATGGAGCTAAAAACTTTATCACTCATGCTATTTCTGGCGATATTGCCGTAGTGATTGTACGTACCGGTGAAAAAGGAGATTCAAAAGGAATGACAGCATTTGTTTTTGAAAAAGGTATGCCAGGATTTACTTCTGGTAAAAAAGAAAATAAATTAGGAATGCGTGCTAGCGAAACAGCAGAATTAATTTTTGATAACTGCCGAATTCCAGATGCAAATAGGCTTGGAGAAGTGGGGCAGGGATTTATTCAAGCCATGAAAATTCTAGATGGAGGAAGAATCTCTATCGGAGCATTGTCTTTGGGAATTGCAAAAGGAGCTTACGAAGCAGCTTTGAAATATTCAAAAGAAAGACATCAGTTTGGACAGCCAATTTCCGAATTTCAAGGAATCTCTTTTAAATTGGCCGATATGGCTACAGAAATTGAAGCATCAGAGTTATTGCTGCACAAAGCCGCTTTTCTTAAAGAGCAACACAGGCCTGTAACTCAATTAGGTGCAATGGCCAAAATGTATTCCTCTGAAGTTTGCGTAAAAGTGGCAAACGATGCCGTTCAAATTCATGGTGGTTATGGATATACCAAAGATTATCCTGTTGAAAAATTCTATAGAGATTCAAAATTATGTACTATAGGCGAAGGAACCACCGAAATTCAAAAAGTAGTAATATCCAGAAATTTATTAAAATAA